AAGATATAAGGAGCATAGCTATGGGTTGTTTTCCCCTCATCGAAACCGTGGTCAGCGGTTACATAGATTAAAGTTTGCTCATAGATTCCCAATTTCTTCAATTTCTCCATAATTTGCCCCAACCATAAGTCGCAGGATTTTATTGCATCGCTATATTCTTGTGAATTCTCCCCATATTTATGTCCCGCTGAATCAGGGTCAGCGAAATGGATGAAGAAAAAGAATCTCTCTTGGGCGTGTTTTTCTATCTCCTCAAGAGCCCTTTTCCCAACATTTGCGTTTACTCCAAGACCATTGATAAATAAGTCCATAACCTTGCTTGCATTGAACCAAGGCTTAGCAGGAATTACAACGAACTTCCTTCCATTTTCCTCTATTATTTCTCCTTTCTCAGGTCCGCGCTTCCCAAGCTCTTTTGCCTTTTGTTTTTGGTTTAGCCACCTCTCATAGGGTATTCTTCTTTCGGGGTCGTTATCAACGTTTCCCTTTTTACCGATTATCGCCGCAGTATAGATGTTTGAGGGACCAAAGAATTTTTCCAATCTCTCAAAAACTGATAATCCCTCCGGGATTGCCTGATAACGTGCATTGCTGTAAACTCCAGTTTTTTCCGGGGCATAGCCTGTCAAGATTTGCGTCCATCCCGCCTTAGTATCCGTAGCTCCCGTGGTCACATCTATATCAATTAATTTCCCTTCCTTGATGAGCTTAGCGAGATTTGGGAGCTGGTTTTGTGAGAGCATCTCCTTAAGGTGGTTTCTTTGAACACCATCCCAGCCAATGAGGATTACGCTGAGAGGTTTAGCCGAGGAAATTACCGAAAGCGTCAAACAGAGGGTTAGAAGGAAAAGTTTCCAATTCCTCATAGACAATCACCTCCATAAATATAGACGAAAATCAAAAATCCAAAGTTCTAATAAAAATTGTTTGACTCATAGCTAAAATAAAATCCCCTTCCCTTGATGGGAAGGGGATTTTATTCACTGGGATTCACTTTGGCTTTTTAAACCTTTGTCTTTATTTAACTTCCTTTATTAGAGCAGTTTGCTGACCGGCTATATCCTCCAAAGTTAATATTGTGGATTTCTCTATCTTCTTTTTAAGAGGGGAGGAGTGGACAAGCACAACATCTCCCCCTGCCATGCCCTCCCCTAACCAGCCTAAAACATCCTGCACAACAACTGGTTGGGTTTGGGGGAGCAAGGAAATAGTCAATATGAATCGGTCGCCCTTGAGTGGATATTTCAAAGCATCGGAGAGGTCTATATCGGTCTTCATTTCTCCTTTCCTAACCTGTGGCCAAACATCTATATATTCGGTCACATTCATCAGCTGCCAACCGAGGGATTTTTTCTTTCTCTCAGCGATATCCGCGTCCACAAGAGAAACACGGATTCGGGAAAGCTCTGGGAGATTCGTCTTAGCTCGCACTTGTAATATTCGTGGGGACACGCGATAAACTTGATAGGATAAATAATAAGGC
The bacterium genome window above contains:
- a CDS encoding alkaline phosphatase family protein; this translates as MRNWKLFLLTLCLTLSVISSAKPLSVILIGWDGVQRNHLKEMLSQNQLPNLAKLIKEGKLIDIDVTTGATDTKAGWTQILTGYAPEKTGVYSNARYQAIPEGLSVFERLEKFFGPSNIYTAAIIGKKGNVDNDPERRIPYERWLNQKQKAKELGKRGPEKGEIIEENGRKFVVIPAKPWFNASKVMDLFINGLGVNANVGKRALEEIEKHAQERFFFFIHFADPDSAGHKYGENSQEYSDAIKSCDLWLGQIMEKLKKLGIYEQTLIYVTADHGFDEGKTTHSYAPYIFLATNDKNIIRNGDRADIAPTILKRFGLDVKNLQPALDGIPLDEPAPERKAPPQPPQRKETKPRKVRSASLITVQ